The Sciurus carolinensis chromosome 18, mSciCar1.2, whole genome shotgun sequence region CCTCAGGCAGTCCTGCAGAAGTTCCTGGACCACAACGGAACCGTCACTAGTGCCCTGCTGGTGGCCATGGGGGGCTCCCGCCTCTGCTGGATGAGCCCCCAGCAGATCCGGACCATCCAGCCCTCAGAATTACGGTGAGCCGCCCAGCCAGCTGCACAGCTAGCCGTCCACCTGGCAAGGGTCGCCAGGGAAAACCAGGGCCAGGAGGGAGACCCATCTGGCCTGAGCCAGGGTACTGGAGGTATGTTCATGTCCCAGGGCCACTGCAGCACAGTGTCACAGACTAGGTGACTTAAGATGAGAAATATGTTCTCCAGAACCTCCGGACGTCCCACCCCATCTCCCCTCGGACCCCccggcccccccccccccccgtgctTCCCGTTCCCAGCTCCCAGCGTGGCTCACAGCTTGGTGCACCTGCAGACGCAGCCTCTCCTTCACACGGCCTCCTCTGCCTGTGTCCGCACGCCCCGCTTCCCATAAAGACCCCAGGTGCTGGATTTGGGCTGACTTAATCCCATCCGACTCCGTCTTTTAATCTAATTTGATCTGCAAACACCCTACTtgcaaataaggtcacattctgaggttctgggtGGATACAGGTTTTGGGGGACCTGTTGGACCCAGCACAGAGGCAACATGAAACTGTGAGGGGTGAGGGTCTCCCAGGCCACTCACAGCCCCACCCCCCACAGGCTGGCCGGGGTCCTGGACGTCTCCTCCTGCCCTCAGAGCCAGAAGGACGCGCTCTTCGCCAAGGCTCGCGAGGCCTTCCGCAACACCAAGTCCACGGCCGACTACTACCGCTCCATGCGCCCCTACCTGGGTGAGCCCCGTCTGCGGGGGGTGCCCCGGAAGCCCCGCCCAGCCCCTTCTCACTGCTGCCCCCCTAGGCGGTGCCCCCGTGGAGGAGCTGCAACACCTGGCCCAGGCCAACGTCTCCATGGACATTGACACCTTCACCAACCTCAATCCCAGGGTGCTGCAGGTGGGCTCCGGGCTGCCCGGCGGAGGGGGGCAGGGCAGGCCAGTCAGGatgccccaggccccaggcccacaCAGCCAGAGTCGGCGGCACCGAGTGTCCTGTGCCCTGTCCCAAGTCGACCGGGGAAGCCCTGCCCCTCTGGGGTCCTCCGCAGCCCCAGAGGCAGCCCTGCGGCCCCTCCTGCCTCTCGCAGAGCCTGAGCGTCAGCAGCGTGACCACCCTGCTGGGCCGGAACGTGGGGGACCTGCAGAAGGCCCGCAGCCACCCCACCGTCAGCTCCTGGCTACGGAGCCTCAGCAGCTCCGCCCTGGGCCAGCTGGGCCTGGACACTGCccgccccaggcccagccctgcccctgtgGCCAGCAGGCCCCCCAGAATCACCCGCCCGGCACTCCACCTGGCCCCCACCTCGGGCCTGCCCGAGAATGACGTCGTGGCCCCCAGCTCAGGTACGGGCCCTCACTCCCTCTGGGCCCACGCCCTGCATGCCGGCATAGCCGTCCCCGCGCCACCCTGTGCGCCTTCTCCTCTGCCTCGGGCACTGCTGCCTGGCACAGGTGTCACCCCTCCCGTTGCCCGCTGACCCATTTGAGCACACAGTTGCCTCCTCCTGAACCCACAGGTCTGCCGAGAGCGGGGCGGGGTGAAGGGGCTCCCTGCTGGGCCGGAACGAGCGGGCACAGAGGGTCCTCGCTGGCCTCCCACCCTCACTAGCCCAGAGGGAGGGGTTCCGAGAGGGGCTGGAGGTGCTTCCAGGTGGAAGCCACGGCCCCCGTCCGCCCACAGGCAGCCTCCCAGTCCACCCGGGGTTTCTGCCACTCTCTGTGGCCCTGCCCTCTGGCctcctgtggctgctgctgcGTCGCACACCTCTGAGCCCAGTGGGGACTGCTCACGGGGCACCAGGGCCCTGGCCAGTGCAGACAGTGCTGCCCCAGGGTGACCAGGCCCACGGGCATCACACGCAGGAAAGAGGGAGCTGCTAGGTGGAGCTGGACACCTGCCCAGGAGTGGCACAGACCCTGCCTCCCCGAAGGTCTGCAGGGCTGGACCCTCATGCCTCAGCTCTCAGGAGTGGGGACCTGCCCAGTTACAAGCCCAGGCAGGGGGATGAGGCCCAAGTCTCCTGGCCTCCTCCAGGATACCTGGACTGGGCAGGGCTTCAAGGTCACCGTTCTCCCTAGTGGATCTGAATAAAGTATAAAGCTCTGTGTCACCAACTGTGTGTTTGCTAAGGCCCCTGAAGGAACACAGGGACCCTCTTACCAGGGCCCAGCCATGTGTCCACCACCTTGGGGACCCCATCAGTCACAACAGGAAGGCCTCCTTTCATGAGAGGGGAGAGCTGACCACATGGAGCCTGGCTTATAGGGTCACAGGAAGCTCTGAAGCCACACCTCCCCGCTGGCCCAGTGACCATCAGAGGACATGGCTGCAGGGCAGGTGCTACTGTTTATTGAGCTTGACAGCAACCACCTGGCTGCCACTCTCTGCAGAGGAAGAGGTGGCCTCAGCTCAGGGTCAAAGCCAGGAGCAGAGCCGGGCTGGCTGCCAGCACAAGTCCAGGTCCGCGGAGGGGACACACCCCAGAGAAGGCCTCTGCACAGAGAGGGACGACTCAGACCCTCTGCCCTCCGCCCTCCCCCGGACTCCGCCCCAGGCCTACAGCGCACCTCGGGAGCTGAGGTGCAGGACCAGGTAGCCGTTGGGGATACCGCCCTGGAGCCCCAGCGTGTCCAGGTCCTCCTGCCGCTGCTGCAGGATCCAGTCCCGCACGGGGCTGTTCTCCTCCTCAGCCTTCAGGTCCCCCACGTGTGTTCCCAGGAGTCTTTGCACCTCAGATACGGTCAGGCCCTGCCAGAGCGCCAGGCAGTCATCAGGACCTCCAGACCCCTCGAAGGTGGGGCTCCACTGTATGTCCaccacccctgcctcctcccacaGCTGCCTGCTGACCTCGGCCAGGACAGACTGGGTTCTCAGGCAGGTTGGCCCTGGCATGCTGGCCACCCAGCCAGAGGCCACACCCTGATGCCCCACCCCTACCCACCACCACAGCCTCAACCCGCAGCCTCTTGAATGTGGCCACATCCATGGTCATATTCTGCAGGATGAGTGTCCGCAGGTCTTCCACAGGGGCCCCACCTGTCcaagaaggatcccaagtttgaggcctcATGACACACCCGTCCCACCCTCTGCCACAGGTTACAGGAGCACTGACAGCGACTTACAGAGACTCCCTTCTTCCTGAGGGGTCCTGGCCCCAGTTTTGCCTGGTGACCACCTCATCCTCTAATTAAAAAGGGCCAGAGCTCACAACCTTGTGGAAACACATTTGGGGGCTGGGGGGACAGGAGACAGGGAACTGCCCACTCACACCTACAGAGGGCATTCCAGGGAGGCCCTTGCCTGGCCGCTGCAAATGGGGTCTTGCCTGCCCCTTGCTTTGCCCACTGGCCAGTGTCTCCCAGCTCACCCAGGAAGGTCTGGATCTTCCCAAGGTACTCAGGCTGGCTCATATTCCTGAAGGTCCAGCGGGCCTTGGAGTAGAGGATATCCAGCTGCCTAGGGCCACATGAGTCCAGGTCCTGGGGTCTGAGGGTCCTGGGGACAATGTGGGCCAGGCAGTGAGTGGGGACCTCAGTATTCCCACCCTGCCCTACAGAGTCCTGTGACTCACCACATGACCCTGGAGGGCACGGAGTCCAGCTGCTCAGCACTGAGGAAGCACAGGTAGGCAGGACGGACGTCAGCCAGGCTACTCATGGTGTCCTGGTCCAGCTGGCCCCCGCCCAGCACATAGCGGGCAATCAGGGCAGTCACCTGTGGGAGGAGGCTGCCGAGGTGCCTTGGGACAGGGAGAGATGGACCCCTACCAGCCAGCAAACTTTGAGCTGTCCCCCCAGGTCGCACAGCCCCGTGCTGTGGCCCCCCAGGCCGCACGGCCCTGTGCTGTGGCCCCCCAGGCTGCACGGTCCTGTACCAATGCCCCTCAGGCAGGTGGTCACCTGCGTGTCCATCCTTTGCCCTTTGCTGACACTGAGCAGGGCTTTCACAGTCTCCAGGGAGGTCAGGTTCCACTTGTGGATGTCCTCGGGGCTGACGTAGCGGAAGAAGTAGCCCAGGCGCTGGACCAGGGACTCAGGGTAGCCCTGTGGGTAGGTCTGTGTGGGAGGTGACCGTGAGGGCCAGGACGGCTCCCTGGGTGGCTGGGGAGGTCCTGGGTGAGGCTGGCAGGCAGCGGCCTGGGCATTAACTACCTGGTCCAGTCTGCACTTGAGGATGTGGATCTGCTGGTAGGTGAAGGGGAGCATGTTCACCAGGGCCATCTGGGCGTCCAGCAGGGCGCCGTCCACACAGGCCTCCAGCTCCCACTCTTCATAAAAGATGAGGTTTTCGTCCACTGTGTGGGGCTTCCGGCCTGGGGGGCAGGTCCCCTGCCTCTGGGGACAGGCCCTATCTGCAGGGGAGCACCGGTCAGGGGCTGTCTTGTGACCCTCCAGGAGACTTGGGGGCTCAGCCTGCCCCCTGGAGAAATGGGGCTACTCTGTCCCCTCTGTGATCCAACCAGCCGAGGAGCCAGGAAAGGCCCAGGCGGGCGGGGGCCGTGGGGGTGCTGGCCCCCAACCCTGAGGTCTCATCCCAGCCCGACGCCCAAAGGCAGGACAGAGGCTCACTCTGTGTGTCCTGCCAGAGCCTCGTGAGGGTGGCAGGGAGCTCGGGGCTCGGCCAGGACGGGCCCCCGGAGAGGCGCCACCACCAAGTGGCCAGGatgccctgagcacagagcaggtGGCTGAGCCCCCAGCCCAGAGGCATCGAGGCAGGGGACCGGGTCTCACCTTGGGGATGTCCTGGATGATGGGCTGGTCCAACATGGCCCCCAAGCCCTTCAGAATGTCCAGCTCGGAGACTGACCACTTTGACAGGGGCCTGTCCAGATATAGAGGCCCGTCCAGAATGAACAGGGGTCAGAAGCAAGCCGGGCCCTGCCCCTGAACAGGTGCTGTAACGGGGACCCTGAGGGGCCTGACAGGGTGTGACGGACAGCTGACCCTGGGCCCCCTGCACAGCGTGGCTGCCCCTGCACTCGCCAGTCGCTCACCTGCAGGGGGGTCCTCTGCGTGGCAGAactgccctggctgctgcctgATGGTCCTGGTCCAGGGGCCCCAGGCAGCCCGCCAGCCGGGGGAGGAGGACTGGAGCTGA contains the following coding sequences:
- the Msln gene encoding mesothelin isoform X1; translated protein: MALPTTRRSLGTCGAPAHGRLLLLLLSLGWLQPLRSQVTETGQAEIQDPGLGTTSGLTSSSPPPPAGGLPGAPGPGPSGSSQGSSATQRTPLQASISGQAPVKVVSLRAGHSEGLGGHVGPAHHPGHPQDRACPQRQGTCPPGRKPHTVDENLIFYEEWELEACVDGALLDAQMALVNMLPFTYQQIHILKCRLDQTYPQGYPESLVQRLGYFFRYVSPEDIHKWNLTSLETVKALLSVSKGQRMDTQVTALIARYVLGGGQLDQDTMSSLADVRPAYLCFLSAEQLDSVPSRVMWTLRPQDLDSCGPRQLDILYSKARWTFRNMSQPEYLGKIQTFLGGAPVEDLRTLILQNMTMDVATFKRLRVEAVVGLTVSEVQRLLGTHVGDLKAEEENSPVRDWILQQRQEDLDTLGLQGGIPNGYLVLHLSSREAFSGVCPLRGPGLVLAASPALLLALTLS
- the Msln gene encoding mesothelin isoform X2; translated protein: MALPTTRRSLGTCGAPAHGRLLLLLLSLGWLQPLRSQVTETGQAEIQDPGLGTTSGLTSSSPPPPAGGLPGAPGPGPSGSSQGSSATQRTPLQASISGQAPVKVVSLRAGHSEGLGGHVGPAHHPGHPQDRACPQRQGTCPPGRKPHTVDENLIFYEEWELEACVDGALLDAQMALVNMLPFTYQQIHILKCRLDQGYPESLVQRLGYFFRYVSPEDIHKWNLTSLETVKALLSVSKGQRMDTQVTALIARYVLGGGQLDQDTMSSLADVRPAYLCFLSAEQLDSVPSRVMWTLRPQDLDSCGPRQLDILYSKARWTFRNMSQPEYLGKIQTFLGGAPVEDLRTLILQNMTMDVATFKRLRVEAVVGLTVSEVQRLLGTHVGDLKAEEENSPVRDWILQQRQEDLDTLGLQGGIPNGYLVLHLSSREAFSGVCPLRGPGLVLAASPALLLALTLS
- the Msln gene encoding mesothelin isoform X3, with the protein product MALPTTRRSLGTCGAPAHGRLLLLLLSLGWLQPLRSQVTETGQAEIQDPGLGTTSGLTSSSPPPPAGGLPGAPGPGPSGSSQGSSATQRTPLQAPVKVVSLRAGHSEGLGGHVGPAHHPGHPQDRACPQRQGTCPPGRKPHTVDENLIFYEEWELEACVDGALLDAQMALVNMLPFTYQQIHILKCRLDQTYPQGYPESLVQRLGYFFRYVSPEDIHKWNLTSLETVKALLSVSKGQRMDTQVTALIARYVLGGGQLDQDTMSSLADVRPAYLCFLSAEQLDSVPSRVMWTLRPQDLDSCGPRQLDILYSKARWTFRNMSQPEYLGKIQTFLGGAPVEDLRTLILQNMTMDVATFKRLRVEAVVGLTVSEVQRLLGTHVGDLKAEEENSPVRDWILQQRQEDLDTLGLQGGIPNGYLVLHLSSREAFSGVCPLRGPGLVLAASPALLLALTLS